Proteins encoded together in one Mus caroli chromosome 4, CAROLI_EIJ_v1.1, whole genome shotgun sequence window:
- the Ubap1 gene encoding ubiquitin-associated protein 1 isoform X2, which produces MASKKLGTDFHGTFSYLDDVPFKIGDKFKTPAKVGLPIGFSLPDCLQVVREMQVTPLNFSVSQVPNMPSCPQAYLELQALSLSERQCVETVVNMGYSYDCVLRAMKKKGENIEQILDYLFAHGQLCEKGFDPLLVEEALEMHQCSEEKMMEFLQLMSKFKEMGFELKDIKEVLLLHNNDQDNALEDLMARAGAS; this is translated from the exons GGACTTTCAGTTACCTTGATGATGTCCCATTTAAGATAGGAGACAAATTCAAAACACCAGCGAAAGTGGGTCTGCCTATTGGCTTCTCCTTGCCTGACTGCTTACAGGTTGTCAGAGAGATGCAG GTAACCCCTCTAAATTTCTCAGTGTCACAAGTGCCCAACATGCCTAGCTGTCCCCAGGCCTATTTGGAACTGCAGGCACTGTCTCTGAGTGAGCGGCAATGTGTAGAGACAGTGGTCAACATGGGCTACTCATACGATTGTGTCCTGAGAGCcatgaaaaagaaaggagagaatatTGAGCAG ATTCTCGACTATCTCTTTGCACACGGACAGCTTTGTGAGAAGGGTTTTGACCCTCTTTTAGTAGAAGAGGCTCTGGAAATGCACCAGTGTTCAGAAGAAAAG ATGATGGAGTTTCTTCAGTTAATGAGCAAATTTAAGGAAATGGGCTTTGAACTGAAAGACATTAAGGAAGTTTTGCTATTACACAACAATGACCAGGACAATGCTCTGGAAGACCTCATGGCCCGGGCTGGAGCCAGCTGA
- the Ubap1 gene encoding ubiquitin-associated protein 1 isoform X1, which translates to MASKKLGTDFHGTFSYLDDVPFKIGDKFKTPAKVGLPIGFSLPDCLQVVREMQYDFSLEKKTIEWAEDIKLIQEAQREAERKAEEAEAKVNSKSGPEGDSKVSFPKTHNTATMPPPINPILASLQHNSILTPTRVSSSATKQKVLSPPHTKADFNPADFECEEDPFDNLELKTIDEKEELRNILVGTTGPIMAQLLDSNTPRGSSGTVLQDEEVLASLEQATLDFKPLHKPNGFITLPQLGNCEKMSLSSKVSLPPIPTVSNIKSLSFPKLDSDDSNQKTVKLASTFHSTSCLRSGASRSLLKPSTQSSASELNGDHTLGLSALNLNSGTEVPTLTCSQMPSLSSVSVCTEESSPPDPCPTVTPLNFSVSQVPNMPSCPQAYLELQALSLSERQCVETVVNMGYSYDCVLRAMKKKGENIEQILDYLFAHGQLCEKGFDPLLVEEALEMHQCSEEKMMEFLQLMSKFKEMGFELKDIKEVLLLHNNDQDNALEDLMARAGAS; encoded by the exons GGACTTTCAGTTACCTTGATGATGTCCCATTTAAGATAGGAGACAAATTCAAAACACCAGCGAAAGTGGGTCTGCCTATTGGCTTCTCCTTGCCTGACTGCTTACAGGTTGTCAGAGAGATGCAG TATGACTTCTCCTTGGAAAAGAAAACCATTGAGTGGGCTGAAGATATTAAACTAATCCAAGAAGCTCAGCGGGAAGCAGAGCGGAAAGCTGAGGAAGCAGAAGCTAAAGTGAATTCCAAGAGTGGTCCAGAGGGTGACAGCAAAGTGAGCTTCCCCAAGACTCACAATACAGCCACAATGCCGCCTCCTATTAACCCCATCCTTGCCAGCTTACAGCACAACAGCATCCTCACTCCTACTCGGGTCAGCAGTAGTGCCACAAAGCAGAAAGTTCTCAGCCCACCCCACACTAAGGCAGACTTCAATCCTGCTGACTTCGAGTGTGAAGAGGACCCATTTGATAATCTGGAGTTAAAAACCATTGAtgagaaggaagagctgagaaacaTTCTGGTAGGAACCACTGGACCCATAATGGCTCAGTTACTGGACAGTAACACACCCCGGGGAAGCTCGGGGACTGTGTTACAGGATGAGGAGGTCTTGGCATCCTTGGAGCAGGCAACTTTAGACTTCAAGCCTCTTCATAAACCCAATGGCTTTATAACCTTACCACAGTTGGGCAACTGTGAAAAGATGTCGCTGTCTTCCAAAGTGTCCCTCCCCCCTATTCCTACAGTAAGCAATATCAAATCTCTGTCCTTCCCTAAACTTGACTCTGATGACAGCAATCAGAAGACAGTCAAGCTTGCTAGCACTTTCCATAGCACATCCTGCCTCCGAAGTGGCGCATCCCGGAGTCTCCTAAAGCCTTCCACCCAAAGCAGTGCCAGTGAGCTCAATGGGGACCACACTCTTGGGCTTTCAGCTTTGAACTTGAACAGTGGCACAGAGGTGCCAACACTGACATGCTCCCAGATGCCTTCCCTGTCTAGCGTGTCTGTGTGTACAGAAGAATCATCACCTCCAGATCCATGTCCCACA GTAACCCCTCTAAATTTCTCAGTGTCACAAGTGCCCAACATGCCTAGCTGTCCCCAGGCCTATTTGGAACTGCAGGCACTGTCTCTGAGTGAGCGGCAATGTGTAGAGACAGTGGTCAACATGGGCTACTCATACGATTGTGTCCTGAGAGCcatgaaaaagaaaggagagaatatTGAGCAG ATTCTCGACTATCTCTTTGCACACGGACAGCTTTGTGAGAAGGGTTTTGACCCTCTTTTAGTAGAAGAGGCTCTGGAAATGCACCAGTGTTCAGAAGAAAAG ATGATGGAGTTTCTTCAGTTAATGAGCAAATTTAAGGAAATGGGCTTTGAACTGAAAGACATTAAGGAAGTTTTGCTATTACACAACAATGACCAGGACAATGCTCTGGAAGACCTCATGGCCCGGGCTGGAGCCAGCTGA